A stretch of Treponema vincentii F0403 DNA encodes these proteins:
- a CDS encoding M20 family metallopeptidase translates to MRTNIVIDDTVRGEVFDVSSMQKYFDYIDDDELRAFFAGAVKIPSINPPGNEAPMLQYIEDFLKANKIEYERVRVEGNRCDIVARVRGKTRENSIIFTGHTDVVPVSDEERKRWNFDPFGAEIRDGVLYGRGSSDMKSGLTAALYAMAVLQRHGIIPPTDIIFAATIDEENYMKGSKKLLHSPLLDGARSLVVCEPTDLKLCIKGKGRTWADVCVRGKTAHGSQAGAGDNAIYTAINLIEKIKHTDLSGYSSVENGESFWRTLAIQAGVEPQVVPDTCVFTVDARLAVGHPVDAVWAQLDELIAQLHQEVPTAQVSYTVADKRPSWVTAETDPLVQRCKTALEAVGLPYIPDIFAGSTDGSVLVQQGLTPVIIGPGDLAVVHRENEHIKLSQLEEAAKLYLSIMLTF, encoded by the coding sequence ATGAGAACAAATATTGTTATTGATGATACGGTAAGGGGCGAGGTTTTTGATGTTTCCTCGATGCAAAAGTATTTTGATTATATCGATGATGATGAACTCCGGGCATTTTTTGCCGGAGCCGTAAAAATTCCCAGCATCAATCCGCCGGGGAACGAAGCACCGATGCTTCAATATATAGAAGATTTTCTAAAGGCAAATAAGATTGAGTATGAGCGAGTACGGGTTGAAGGAAACCGCTGCGACATTGTCGCACGGGTGCGCGGGAAAACCCGCGAAAACAGTATCATCTTTACCGGCCATACGGATGTCGTACCGGTTTCCGATGAAGAGCGCAAACGATGGAACTTTGATCCGTTCGGTGCGGAAATACGGGACGGTGTTCTCTACGGCCGCGGCAGCAGCGATATGAAAAGCGGACTGACGGCTGCGCTCTATGCAATGGCTGTTTTACAGCGGCACGGGATTATCCCCCCTACCGATATTATCTTTGCTGCAACAATCGACGAAGAAAACTACATGAAAGGTTCAAAGAAGCTCCTGCATTCTCCGTTGCTTGACGGAGCCCGCTCGCTCGTGGTGTGTGAGCCGACCGATTTAAAGCTGTGTATAAAAGGAAAGGGACGCACATGGGCGGATGTCTGTGTACGGGGTAAAACAGCTCACGGTTCACAGGCAGGCGCGGGAGATAATGCCATTTATACGGCAATCAATTTAATAGAAAAGATTAAGCATACGGATTTGTCGGGATATTCTTCGGTGGAGAACGGGGAGTCCTTTTGGCGGACGCTGGCGATACAGGCGGGAGTAGAACCGCAGGTAGTTCCCGACACTTGTGTTTTTACCGTGGATGCACGGCTTGCCGTCGGTCATCCCGTCGATGCGGTGTGGGCACAGCTGGATGAACTGATTGCGCAGCTGCATCAAGAAGTTCCTACCGCTCAAGTGTCGTATACCGTCGCCGATAAACGCCCTTCGTGGGTTACGGCGGAAACAGATCCGTTGGTGCAGCGGTGCAAAACGGCGCTGGAAGCAGTCGGACTTCCCTATATTCCTGATATCTTTGCCGGTTCCACCGACGGTAGCGTACTGGTACAACAGGGGTTGACGCCCGTTATCATCGGCCCGGGAGATCTTGCCGTCGTGCACCGCGAAAACGAACATATTAAGCTTTCGCAATTGGAGGAAGCGGCTAAGCTGTATCTTTCCATAATGCTTACCTTTTGA
- a CDS encoding Txe/YoeB family addiction module toxin codes for MWTVVYSKQAAKDSKKIELSNLKQTVKYLIEVIKNNPFENSPPYEKLVGDLAGKYSRRINIQHRLIYEVFEKEHIVRILRMWTHYE; via the coding sequence ATGTGGACTGTAGTTTATTCAAAACAGGCGGCAAAAGATAGTAAGAAAATTGAACTGTCAAATCTAAAACAAACAGTAAAATATTTAATTGAAGTTATCAAGAATAATCCTTTTGAAAACTCTCCGCCTTACGAAAAGTTAGTTGGTGATTTAGCAGGAAAATATTCAAGAAGAATTAATATACAGCATCGTTTGATATATGAAGTTTTTGAAAAGGAACATATAGTCCGTATTCTAAGAATGTGGACTCATTATGAATAA
- a CDS encoding type II toxin-antitoxin system Phd/YefM family antitoxin has protein sequence MTILTATAARINLYNLIDQTKEFHEPIIISGKRNNAVLISEDDWDAIQETLYLCSIPGMRESIIEASKEPLEESIKELDW, from the coding sequence ATGACAATACTGACAGCTACCGCAGCGAGAATAAATCTCTATAACTTAATTGACCAAACAAAAGAGTTCCATGAACCGATTATCATTTCCGGTAAAAGAAATAATGCGGTTTTAATTTCAGAGGACGACTGGGACGCTATTCAAGAAACCTTATACTTGTGCTCTATTCCGGGAATGAGAGAATCAATCATTGAAGCAAGTAAAGAGCCATTGGAAGAGAGTATTAAGGAACTTGACTGGTAA
- a CDS encoding hemolysin family protein, with protein MDTGEPPHIVLLLISLLALFLLSMFFSSAETAFLSLNKLKLRFLRERNNKAAARAEKILQNKQKFLSTILIGNSIVNIAISVVLTAAALRIFGDAGLGIAVAAGTVLLLIFGEILPKSIALVYPDALSLVFARFILLVMAILSPAVKLFSAVTGVLLRLCGIREAQNTAAVTEADLREFFQAREEGGFIGSDERTLLTNILRYGDFSVRSVMTPRRDIAAIHIGATAAEIIELSKKSRFSRFPVYSTNIDDIQGFFYIKDFLFSPEYLDGSAAFQVSAYLRKPLFVFETAKLAQVEKKFHTEQQTMAIVLDEYGGTAGLITVEDVSEEIFGSILDEYDVRENAVEPNAAAQTAGTLQAVSAVQADKLLYANRAVQANTAGQTGTAAESGRAGQLLQSEQIGTPQTGQPAALSEEANSASVNALKTIPCFIAGVTRLSDLNEQLNLNLESEYSDTIGGYIMEKAGEIPSAGYSVGIEPYLFTVTKVEANRIVQIEVRMQAEA; from the coding sequence ATGGATACCGGAGAACCCCCGCATATAGTCTTACTGCTCATCAGTTTATTGGCGCTCTTTTTGCTGTCGATGTTTTTTTCGTCGGCGGAGACGGCGTTCTTGTCTTTGAATAAGCTCAAGCTGCGGTTTTTACGCGAACGGAATAATAAGGCTGCAGCGCGGGCGGAAAAAATTCTGCAAAACAAACAAAAGTTTTTATCGACGATTTTGATAGGGAACAGCATTGTAAACATCGCTATTTCCGTGGTGCTGACCGCCGCCGCGCTGCGGATATTTGGGGATGCAGGGTTGGGTATTGCGGTTGCCGCCGGTACGGTACTGCTGCTGATCTTCGGCGAAATTCTGCCGAAATCTATTGCCCTGGTGTATCCCGATGCGCTGAGCCTTGTGTTTGCTCGCTTTATTCTGTTAGTAATGGCAATTCTTTCACCGGCGGTCAAGCTTTTTTCTGCAGTTACCGGCGTTTTGCTGCGGCTGTGCGGAATCCGCGAGGCGCAAAATACTGCGGCCGTTACCGAAGCGGATTTACGGGAATTCTTTCAGGCGCGGGAAGAAGGCGGCTTTATCGGCAGCGATGAACGCACTTTGCTGACAAACATTCTCCGTTACGGCGATTTTTCCGTTCGCAGTGTGATGACCCCGCGGCGCGATATTGCGGCAATCCATATCGGCGCCACTGCAGCGGAAATTATCGAATTGTCAAAAAAATCCCGGTTTTCTCGCTTTCCGGTGTACAGCACAAACATCGATGATATACAAGGTTTTTTCTATATTAAAGACTTTCTGTTTTCCCCCGAATACTTGGACGGAAGCGCCGCTTTTCAGGTAAGCGCCTATCTGCGTAAACCGCTTTTTGTATTTGAAACGGCAAAGCTCGCTCAAGTGGAGAAAAAATTCCATACCGAGCAGCAAACGATGGCGATTGTGCTCGATGAATACGGCGGAACAGCGGGGTTGATAACCGTTGAGGATGTCAGCGAAGAGATATTCGGCAGTATTCTTGACGAATATGATGTACGGGAAAATGCCGTGGAACCGAATGCCGCCGCCCAAACAGCCGGCACCCTACAAGCGGTATCTGCCGTACAAGCGGATAAACTCCTATACGCGAACCGCGCCGTACAAGCAAATACCGCCGGGCAAACAGGCACTGCCGCTGAGTCGGGGCGGGCAGGGCAGCTGCTGCAATCGGAGCAAATAGGAACACCGCAAACGGGGCAGCCGGCTGCTCTGTCCGAAGAGGCAAATAGTGCATCCGTAAATGCATTAAAGACTATACCGTGCTTTATCGCAGGTGTCACCCGGCTCAGCGACTTAAACGAACAGCTGAACCTCAATCTTGAATCGGAGTATAGCGACACTATCGGCGGCTATATCATGGAAAAGGCGGGAGAAATTCCTTCCGCCGGTTATTCGGTCGGTATCGAACCGTATCTTTTTACCGTAACAAAGGTTGAAGCAAACCGCATTGTGCAAATTGAAGTACGGATGCAGGCGGAAGCATGA
- a CDS encoding hemolysin family protein — protein sequence MNIVIISVEIVILLACAAFFSGTETAVTAITRSEYRSLKKSSRKNAQRLARLVEMKDRIVTTALIGTNFVNTLNSGLITAFTLNVFGAQAVPAATAVITVLIIILAEIFPKALAAERAEAIGKSAALPLYVCYTLLRPVVAVFSLLTKAVLKLAHVRLKTAPDTLKEKDLQLLVHIGQEDGALAAGEEALLRKAVLLQDVKLRNIMTPRTAIISVDAASTFPQVIEQFRRSRFSRLPVYDAETKTVTGIIHYKSLLFALQEGRKPEITALQRPAIFIPEGASIFSVIKAMNANMQNIAIIIDEHGGVAGLITMDDIIAAVFSTVQDEYGKARNDPMRSVRFINTSQLVIPGALRLEDCNELLHTDFHSDYYDTVGGFLLEKWGYLPHTNERIVCGRITFTVTHIINRRIDTVIADLSFFR from the coding sequence ATGAACATCGTTATTATCAGTGTTGAAATAGTTATCCTGCTTGCCTGCGCCGCCTTTTTTTCCGGCACGGAAACGGCGGTAACCGCTATTACGCGGTCGGAATACCGCAGTCTTAAAAAAAGCTCCCGTAAGAATGCGCAGCGGTTAGCCCGATTGGTAGAAATGAAGGATAGAATTGTTACGACCGCGCTTATCGGTACCAATTTTGTCAACACATTGAATTCAGGGCTCATCACCGCTTTTACCCTCAATGTATTCGGTGCGCAGGCGGTTCCCGCAGCAACTGCGGTTATCACCGTGCTTATTATCATCCTCGCCGAAATTTTCCCTAAAGCGCTGGCAGCCGAACGGGCGGAAGCAATCGGCAAGAGCGCCGCACTGCCGCTGTATGTGTGCTACACGCTGCTCCGCCCCGTTGTGGCGGTGTTTTCGTTGTTGACAAAGGCGGTGCTCAAGCTGGCTCATGTCCGGCTGAAAACGGCGCCGGATACCCTCAAAGAAAAAGACCTCCAGCTGCTGGTTCATATCGGACAAGAAGACGGCGCACTCGCGGCCGGAGAAGAAGCCTTGCTGCGAAAGGCCGTTTTGCTGCAGGATGTTAAGCTCCGCAATATTATGACGCCGCGTACTGCGATTATCTCCGTCGATGCCGCCTCGACTTTTCCGCAGGTCATCGAACAATTCCGCCGCAGCCGTTTTTCCCGTCTGCCTGTTTACGATGCCGAAACAAAGACCGTTACCGGTATTATTCATTATAAGTCGCTGTTGTTTGCGTTGCAGGAAGGGCGCAAACCGGAAATTACTGCCTTGCAGCGTCCCGCAATTTTTATCCCCGAAGGTGCTTCCATCTTTTCGGTAATCAAGGCGATGAATGCCAATATGCAAAATATTGCAATCATCATCGATGAACACGGAGGCGTGGCGGGACTTATTACAATGGACGACATTATTGCGGCGGTGTTCAGTACGGTGCAGGACGAATACGGTAAGGCTCGGAATGACCCGATGCGTTCGGTACGGTTTATCAATACCTCGCAGCTTGTTATTCCCGGCGCTCTGCGGCTGGAGGATTGTAATGAGCTGCTGCATACCGATTTTCATTCCGATTATTATGATACGGTCGGCGGTTTTCTACTTGAAAAATGGGGCTATTTGCCGCATACTAATGAGAGGATCGTATGCGGGCGGATCACGTTTACCGTTACTCATATCATCAACAGACGGATCGACACCGTTATCGCAGACCTTTCATTTTTTAGATGA
- a CDS encoding galactokinase gives MTQHEFIQFLTDLPEEKMKVELIKAFTERYGASEEEIVVIASPARINIIGEHIDYNGGKVFPAAIDRYLYVLLRKRSDTAIIYDDIRFPGALEFSSTETFRYRKENQYANYLNGMLAMMQKDGYTLTSGFDVLFFSKLPAGGGISSSAALEIGFGRAVNELFGFQIDAVTLAKMGQESEHSFMNVQCGIMDQFSIAMGKKECAMLLDTATLDYEYVPLVLGDYRIVVMNTNKQRLLADSKYNERRAECMEGLEILKKIKPIHNLCELRSSDLSTAEAALSDERIFKRVRHCITENERVLAAVAALKAGNLAQLGELLKASHTSLQYDYEVTGLELDTLAGAANAEPSCLGARMTGAGFGGCAIALVQKDAVAEFTARVGKAYTEKTGLEASFFACKAGDGAHRV, from the coding sequence ATGACACAACATGAATTTATACAATTTTTAACGGATTTGCCGGAAGAAAAGATGAAGGTTGAATTGATAAAAGCCTTTACCGAGAGATACGGAGCAAGTGAGGAGGAGATCGTGGTGATTGCTTCTCCTGCCCGCATCAATATTATCGGGGAACATATTGACTATAACGGCGGAAAGGTATTCCCGGCGGCGATTGACCGCTATCTCTATGTACTGTTGCGTAAGCGGTCCGATACCGCGATTATCTATGATGATATACGTTTCCCGGGCGCACTTGAATTTTCTTCTACGGAAACATTCCGCTACCGGAAAGAAAATCAATATGCCAATTACCTGAACGGTATGCTCGCAATGATGCAAAAAGACGGATACACGTTGACGAGCGGTTTTGACGTGCTGTTTTTCAGCAAACTGCCGGCCGGCGGCGGTATTTCTTCATCGGCGGCGCTGGAGATAGGCTTCGGACGGGCGGTTAACGAACTGTTCGGCTTTCAGATTGATGCGGTAACGCTTGCTAAAATGGGGCAGGAGTCGGAGCATTCTTTTATGAACGTACAGTGCGGCATTATGGATCAGTTCAGTATCGCAATGGGTAAAAAAGAATGCGCAATGCTGCTCGATACGGCCACGCTTGATTATGAATATGTGCCTCTCGTGCTCGGGGATTACCGTATTGTCGTGATGAACACCAATAAACAGCGCTTGCTTGCAGACTCAAAATACAATGAGCGCCGTGCCGAATGTATGGAAGGACTTGAAATATTAAAAAAGATAAAGCCCATTCATAATCTCTGCGAGCTGCGCTCCTCCGATCTAAGTACGGCTGAGGCGGCACTATCCGACGAGCGTATCTTTAAACGGGTGCGTCATTGCATTACGGAAAATGAACGGGTGCTTGCAGCCGTTGCCGCATTGAAGGCCGGTAATCTGGCACAGCTCGGCGAGCTACTCAAGGCTTCACACACTTCGCTGCAGTACGACTATGAAGTAACCGGCCTTGAGCTTGATACGCTTGCCGGCGCCGCCAATGCCGAGCCGTCCTGCTTAGGAGCGCGCATGACCGGAGCCGGTTTCGGCGGCTGTGCCATTGCATTGGTTCAAAAGGATGCCGTCGCCGAGTTTACCGCCCGTGTCGGTAAAGCCTATACCGAAAAAACCGGCCTTGAGGCATCCTTCTTTGCCTGCAAAGCGGGAGACGGCGCCCATCGGGTGTAA
- the nifJ gene encoding pyruvate:ferredoxin (flavodoxin) oxidoreductase: MPEKNLVMIDGNTAAGHVAHALSEVIAIYPITPSSPMGEVADEYSAHGKTNIWGTIPQVVELQSEGGASGAVHGALTTGALSSTFTASQGLLLMIPNMYKIAGELTSTVFHVAARALATSALSIFGDHQDVMACRQTGWAMLASNSVQEVMDLAVIAHTATLEARVPFLHFFDGFRTSHEIQKIEEVSQDVMRQMINDDLVRAHRLRGLTPEKPMIRGTAQNPDVYFQAREAVNKYYLATPEIVQRVMDKYAALTGRAYHLFDYYGDPNAESVIILMGSGADTVEETVDYLNSQGKKYGLLKVRLYRPFSAEAFVKALPASVQNITVLDRSKEPGSLGEALYEDVRTAIGEMQAAKKCPFTHYPVILGGRYGMGSKEFTPAMVKAVFDNMEGEKKSNFAIGIEDDVTHISLAYDHHFHVDDSGMHQAMFYGLGSDGTVGANKNSIKIIGEATDNNAQAYFVYDSKKSGSITTSHLRFGKKKIRKPYLVGQADFIACHKFTFLETYDMLKSLKKGGTFLLNSHWNKDEVWEHLPIEVQKDLIAKEAKFYVIDGVKIAEKAGMGNRINVVMQTAFFKISGILPEDEAVALIKKFIEKSYGKKGPEIVQKNIKTIDMALEGVEQVTYPKEATSKLSRHAAMSADAPEFVRKILGKIAINEGDAVKVSEIPADGTFPTATTQYEKRAIAEHIPIWKSELCIQCGQCTVVCPHAAIRMKVYDKSNIDHAPSAFRSIPYKGKEFDNSLFTIQVSPEDCTGCGICVEQCPAKSKENPAIRAINMEGFVEHRAVESENWKFFMSLPDPDTRKVNLSQPKGIGMRRPLFEFSGACAGCGETPYIGVLSRLFGDRAVIANATGCSSIYGGNLPTTPYAKRADGRGPVWSNSLFEDAAEFGYGMRLTSDKLAEYAREVAGKLKEKGVAAAAIEKVLSNAQADDAAIDEQRVFVDELKKELEKSSDPLAKELLSLTDHFIKRSVWILGGDGWAYDIGYGGLDHVLASGRNINVLVLDTEVYSNTGGQMSKATQIGAIAKFAASGKETSKKDLGMMAMSYGYVYVAQVSMGANMSQVIKAFREAESYDGPSIIIAYSHCINHGINMTKGMSNQKEAVSCGLWPLYRYDPRLTEQGKNPFQLDSKEPDFNLADFMYKEVRFKSLKNANPERAQMLLDKAVAKAKRRWQEYKYLADRPF, encoded by the coding sequence ATGCCTGAAAAAAATCTTGTAATGATTGACGGTAATACTGCCGCCGGTCATGTTGCGCATGCGCTTAGTGAGGTCATCGCAATTTATCCTATTACGCCGTCAAGCCCGATGGGAGAAGTTGCCGATGAGTATTCTGCCCACGGGAAAACCAATATTTGGGGAACAATCCCGCAGGTTGTCGAACTGCAATCCGAAGGAGGAGCGTCCGGCGCCGTTCACGGTGCACTGACAACGGGAGCTCTTTCTTCAACCTTTACCGCATCACAGGGACTCTTATTGATGATCCCCAATATGTACAAAATTGCCGGTGAACTGACCAGTACGGTATTCCATGTCGCTGCCCGCGCTTTAGCTACCAGTGCGCTTTCCATCTTCGGCGATCATCAGGACGTTATGGCATGCCGCCAAACAGGCTGGGCAATGCTGGCTTCCAACTCCGTACAGGAAGTTATGGATCTTGCGGTTATCGCTCATACGGCGACACTCGAAGCGCGCGTTCCGTTCCTTCACTTCTTTGACGGCTTTAGAACCTCCCACGAAATTCAAAAAATTGAAGAAGTTTCTCAGGATGTTATGCGGCAGATGATCAATGATGATCTGGTACGCGCGCATCGTCTCCGCGGCTTAACCCCCGAAAAACCGATGATCCGCGGAACCGCTCAAAACCCCGACGTATACTTCCAAGCGCGCGAAGCGGTAAATAAATACTATCTTGCTACCCCCGAAATTGTTCAGCGGGTGATGGATAAATATGCAGCTTTAACAGGCCGCGCTTATCACTTGTTCGATTACTACGGCGATCCCAATGCGGAATCCGTTATCATTTTGATGGGTTCCGGTGCGGATACGGTAGAAGAAACCGTAGACTATCTGAACAGCCAAGGTAAAAAATACGGCTTACTCAAAGTGCGCTTGTACCGCCCCTTCAGTGCGGAAGCCTTTGTAAAAGCATTGCCCGCCAGCGTACAGAACATCACCGTGCTTGACCGCTCGAAGGAGCCCGGCTCGCTCGGCGAAGCGCTCTACGAAGATGTACGCACTGCAATCGGCGAAATGCAGGCGGCAAAGAAATGCCCCTTTACTCACTATCCGGTTATCCTCGGCGGCCGCTACGGTATGGGTTCAAAAGAATTTACTCCGGCAATGGTCAAAGCCGTATTCGATAATATGGAAGGAGAAAAAAAGAGCAACTTCGCAATCGGTATCGAAGACGATGTAACCCATATAAGCCTCGCCTACGATCATCACTTCCATGTTGACGATTCCGGTATGCATCAGGCCATGTTCTACGGACTCGGCTCGGACGGTACGGTAGGCGCCAACAAGAACTCCATCAAGATTATCGGTGAAGCAACCGACAACAACGCGCAAGCCTACTTTGTGTACGATTCCAAAAAATCCGGTTCAATTACTACCTCGCATCTCCGCTTCGGAAAGAAAAAGATCCGCAAGCCCTATCTTGTCGGACAAGCGGACTTTATTGCGTGCCATAAATTCACCTTCCTCGAAACCTACGATATGCTCAAGAGCCTTAAAAAAGGTGGCACCTTCCTTCTGAACAGCCACTGGAATAAGGATGAGGTATGGGAGCACCTGCCGATAGAAGTACAAAAAGACCTTATCGCGAAAGAAGCGAAGTTCTACGTTATCGACGGTGTAAAGATTGCGGAAAAAGCGGGCATGGGCAACCGTATCAACGTTGTTATGCAGACCGCATTCTTTAAAATTTCCGGTATTCTGCCCGAAGATGAAGCGGTAGCGCTGATTAAGAAATTTATCGAAAAATCTTACGGGAAGAAGGGGCCGGAAATTGTTCAAAAGAACATCAAGACCATCGATATGGCGCTTGAAGGGGTTGAACAAGTTACGTATCCCAAAGAAGCAACCAGTAAACTTTCCCGTCATGCCGCAATGAGCGCCGATGCGCCGGAATTTGTCCGCAAAATACTGGGTAAAATCGCTATCAATGAAGGCGATGCGGTAAAGGTAAGTGAAATTCCGGCAGACGGTACCTTCCCGACTGCGACGACTCAGTATGAAAAACGCGCAATTGCAGAGCATATTCCGATTTGGAAGAGCGAACTCTGTATTCAGTGCGGTCAGTGTACCGTTGTGTGTCCTCATGCTGCTATCAGAATGAAGGTCTATGATAAATCCAATATCGACCATGCGCCTTCCGCATTCCGCTCTATACCGTATAAGGGCAAGGAATTCGATAATTCCCTCTTTACCATTCAGGTTTCTCCCGAAGATTGTACGGGATGTGGTATCTGTGTGGAGCAGTGTCCTGCAAAGTCTAAGGAAAATCCGGCGATTAGAGCGATTAATATGGAAGGCTTTGTCGAACACCGCGCTGTTGAATCGGAAAATTGGAAGTTCTTTATGAGCCTCCCCGACCCCGATACGCGCAAGGTCAACTTGAGCCAGCCGAAAGGTATCGGTATGCGCCGCCCGCTCTTCGAATTCTCCGGCGCTTGCGCGGGTTGCGGTGAAACTCCCTATATCGGTGTTCTGTCGCGACTCTTCGGTGATCGTGCCGTTATTGCAAACGCAACCGGGTGTTCTTCCATTTACGGCGGTAACCTTCCCACAACTCCGTATGCAAAACGCGCGGACGGACGCGGACCTGTCTGGTCGAACTCCCTCTTTGAGGATGCGGCCGAATTCGGGTACGGTATGCGCTTAACGAGCGACAAACTTGCGGAATACGCGCGCGAAGTTGCCGGCAAGCTTAAGGAAAAAGGCGTTGCCGCCGCCGCTATCGAAAAAGTGCTGAGCAACGCTCAAGCCGACGATGCGGCGATCGATGAGCAGCGCGTCTTTGTCGATGAGCTGAAAAAAGAATTGGAAAAATCTTCCGACCCGCTCGCAAAAGAGCTGCTATCCCTTACCGATCACTTTATTAAGCGTTCCGTATGGATACTCGGCGGTGACGGCTGGGCGTATGATATCGGCTATGGCGGCTTGGATCACGTACTTGCTTCCGGTAGAAACATCAACGTACTGGTACTCGACACGGAGGTGTATTCCAACACCGGCGGTCAGATGTCAAAGGCTACCCAGATCGGCGCTATTGCAAAATTCGCCGCATCCGGTAAAGAGACCAGCAAGAAAGACCTCGGCATGATGGCGATGAGCTACGGCTATGTGTATGTTGCGCAAGTTTCCATGGGTGCAAATATGTCGCAGGTTATCAAGGCATTCCGTGAAGCGGAAAGCTATGACGGGCCTTCGATTATCATTGCATACAGCCACTGTATCAACCACGGTATCAACATGACGAAGGGTATGTCCAACCAGAAAGAGGCGGTAAGCTGCGGACTTTGGCCGTTGTACCGCTATGACCCGCGTTTAACAGAGCAGGGCAAGAACCCCTTCCAGCTTGACAGCAAAGAGCCTGACTTTAACCTTGCGGACTTTATGTATAAAGAAGTACGCTTTAAGTCGTTAAAGAATGCCAATCCCGAACGTGCTCAAATGCTGCTGGATAAAGCGGTTGCAAAGGCGAAACGGCGCTGGCAGGAGTATAAATACCTTGCCGATCGCCCGTTCTAA